One Alphaproteobacteria bacterium genomic region harbors:
- the recA gene encoding recombinase RecA yields MDKLKALEAALGQIERAFGKGSIMRLGQKDKVIETESISTGSLGLDIALGIGGLPRGRIVEIYGPESSGKTTLALHVVAEAQKTGGACAFIDAEHALDPAYATKLGVKVEDLLISQPDAGEQALEIADTLVRSGAVDVLVVDSVAALVPRAELEGEMGDTHVGLQARLMSQALRKLTSSISRSRCMVIFINQIRMKIGIMFGNPETTTGGNALKFYASVRLDIRRTGAIKERETVVGNQTRVKVVKNKLAPPFRVVDFDIMYGEGISKMGELIDLGVAAGVVEKSGSWFSHNNQRIGQGRENAKQFLRDNPTMADNIEKAIRQNAGLIAGNMMEGHSNLEEESA; encoded by the coding sequence ATGGATAAATTGAAAGCACTTGAGGCAGCCTTGGGCCAAATCGAACGCGCATTTGGTAAAGGTTCAATCATGAGATTAGGACAGAAAGATAAGGTCATTGAAACAGAATCAATTTCTACAGGTTCTTTGGGTTTAGATATTGCGTTAGGTATTGGGGGATTACCACGAGGCAGAATTGTAGAAATTTATGGACCGGAAAGTTCTGGGAAAACAACTTTGGCACTTCATGTTGTTGCGGAAGCACAAAAAACTGGGGGTGCCTGTGCCTTTATTGATGCGGAGCATGCTCTTGATCCAGCCTATGCCACAAAATTAGGTGTTAAGGTCGAAGATTTACTTATCTCGCAACCTGATGCGGGTGAACAAGCGTTAGAGATTGCGGATACTTTGGTACGTTCTGGTGCTGTTGATGTTTTGGTTGTTGATAGCGTGGCGGCCTTAGTCCCACGGGCAGAATTAGAAGGTGAAATGGGTGATACCCATGTTGGTCTTCAAGCCCGATTAATGAGCCAAGCTTTAAGAAAATTGACATCATCTATTTCACGATCAAGATGTATGGTTATTTTCATTAATCAAATTAGAATGAAAATCGGTATTATGTTTGGTAATCCAGAAACAACAACAGGTGGTAATGCTTTAAAATTTTATGCATCCGTAAGATTGGATATAAGACGCACGGGTGCCATTAAAGAACGTGAAACGGTGGTTGGTAATCAAACAAGGGTAAAAGTTGTAAAAAACAAATTGGCCCCTCCTTTCCGTGTGGTTGATTTTGATATTATGTATGGAGAAGGTATTTCCAAAATGGGTGAGCTTATTGATTTAGGTGTTGCTGCAGGTGTTGTAGAAAAATCTGGATCGTGGTTTTCCCATAACAATCAGCGCATTGGTCAAGGTCGGGAAAATGCCAAACAGTTTCTTCGCGATAATCCAACCATGGCAGATAATATTGAGAAAGCTATACGCCAAAATGCAGGACTGATTGCGGGAAATATGATGGAAGGCCACTCCAATCTGGAAGAAGAAAGCGCATAG